Below is a window of Quercus robur chromosome 6, dhQueRobu3.1, whole genome shotgun sequence DNA.
ttttctcaaATTCCCAAATAACTTTGAACAGTACTCCTATCacaaataaatatgattttctatCATATTCAGTCAAAAGACTCCAAAGTCTATTAAAATCCCATAAAAAGCCGGCCATAAAGTGACTATAAATCCCAGCCTTTTCCTTTTGAAGGAAGATAATGGGATTGGTTTTGTGTTATGAAAGCCCAGTTTTTGAAAGCAACCAAATGTGTCATGATGAACATCTGAGATTATTTCAATGGAAGAATTTAAATCCCAGCCTCTTCCTTTTGAAGGAAgataataggattttttttttaaaaaaaaaaatttatggatgGATATAATCTTTATTGAtatatggatttgaatttgataaGTGTAAAATAATAGTCAAAATCCATAACATTGCAAGTGttttttattagaataaaataaaaatcctcaaaactcaaattttatcaTGTATTATTAAatggattttgctaatgtgtaccctaagggcacacaataattgatcatttttggaaatattttcttgggaattgaaaaagtattgacatttttttcaatttccaagaaaatgtttccaaaaatgaatggtttaatgtgtgccctaaatTTATATCAAGTAATTTATATTTGTAACTGTTCACAAgattctttattaaattttctaatccAAATGCAGCCATAAATAATCTATTAGATATTAATTCAATCGAagttatattttgaaatttaatagtACAATATAGGAACATATTTAACAAATCCTTCGAGACATCCAGGTGCGCAGCTTAGACTATAGTGCAGGTAAGGAACAATTCCATATTTTCTCATTACAGTTCCACTCCCTGCATCAATGCTTtctgaaaatataaatttcgaGCCAATGTTGTCATGGCATGTAGATAATGATCCCTAGGGATGGGATTTCAGGTTCAAatcttagaaaaaataaagcaaaaaactaaaaactaaaaattaaactgTTTCTGTGCTTCACATCTTTTCCCATTATTctaaattctaaataaaattacaaatggaAAAGCGGGGTCATTGAAACTAAAGAGCTTTAAACTCTTTACTTTATGGCTGAAGAATGATCAAATTCAGATTGATCCAATTGTaacatatttgatatttctgTAAATATGAAACACTATCACTACACAAAATTAGACTTTGGctatcatttcttttcttttctttttaatcaacATTTACCCTTTTCATTTCTATAAATGGCAACAGCCAGCCAGAAATTTACAAAGAAGGAAGAAGCCAAAGATTGAAGAGAGATGAAGCCAATGAAAGGaaccaagaaaagaaagccaTTGCGGCAGACAACTGATATCTACTACATGGCTTTGCAGTGCAGTAACCTTTGGCAGCAAGCAGGACAGTTGTGACACTAGCTGTTGAGGATGCTGCAGCTAGCAAGAGAAATGATAAAACCTACAATATAACAAAACATTATATTCCTTCTTTAAGCAGTGAAAAGGATGATATCATAAAGTTCATAATTGAAAACTGCACGTACCAAATCTCCTACAATGATGACCAATAATATTTTGGGTTGACGAGGTAAACATTTTATGAAGACAGAGTATGCATCCACCACTATCAGTGTAATGCTCCATGGAATTACCAAACCCATGACTGTCACCAAAAAGCTGTGAAATCAATGTGAGCAATGACAACGTTAAAGAGATGAACTTGAAATTCCCCGTGGATTAAAACATCACTTTTTCTACAGCACACTGCTGGATATTCAAAGCAACATAGACATAATATATTCCATAACATCCcatgaataattaaaaatggCATTATGTAATACTTGCAGTTAATGGATAAGATAATAAAATGATTTGGTAAATCAACTAACACAGAAATCTAGCTTGCTGTTGACAGAAGGCATTTGATTGTTTTTTGCTCTGAAGTCTAGATGTCTATGACTATCTAGATTGTGACTGCTACGATTTTGCTAACAAAAGCTATGGTCATCagttatgtatatatattacagTTTTCCAAGAAGTACCTTAGCAtgcatattataaataaataaataaaaattcagggCTTTGATTCTAACTTAAGAATGTTGAGGACATATACTCTATAATAGACCATTTAGTTGATAGGGACCTTCCATTATCATGAAAACTAACATACAAGTTATAGTCACCGTACACAGCGCCTAATGGACACAACTTTGTTCTCAACTGTTTCaagtttgaattccactccAATGGGAATTTATTGTAAATCAGATTCTGACATCTCAAACATCACAAGATAAGATTGCAATAACAAAAACAGCAATCAGGATATACAATGTTCTCATAAAGTGGAGAAGTGTCTATGAGAAACTATATACAAATTCTACCTCAATTCAGAGGCATATTGAAACCAATGTACAACACATTAAGCAGTCATCAGAAAGGATATGTACCGAATTACCTAGTTCTTAATTCCAAAATTCTAACATGTGCATGCATAATTGTGATACATCCAGAGGACACAAGGATAGAATAATTTCAGTCTAGAAGATacattaaaagttaaaagagcAAATGGGAACTTACCACCTCAAAACCAATTTGAACTGTATACCATAGCCAATTTGGCTCCTGTCACCACAGTTGCATCCAGAAACCACACCATGATGATGCCATTAAAAAAACTTAGGCCTAAAGAGTTAACCCCCCTCTCCCACACCCCAACACCCCACTCCctcccccaaacaaaaaaaaaaaaaaaactatgacaTTCTTTCTCTTTAATACAAATAAAGCTTAGGGATAACACCAAGTGATAACAAAAGAATCACATGATACTAGTCATCAGTTTGAACGACCTCCCAAGAAACATTTCATGTGCCTTCAAGAATTCATTCTTTGTGAAAATACTCACATCTGCAATAAAGAATGACCTCCAATGTGGCTGGTATTGATCCAAAATAAATTTGGTCCAATTCATTTCCCTTCCTTGGTCTAATATTTTACCTCATAAAAGGCATCCTTATCATCTGGGTgcttgtttatttttctttgtccggagttaaatgaaaaagaaaatgcttcTTAATTGGCAATtcttacatttatttatttattttttattggtaaattttCAGTGTTCGCAGATAAAATTCTCACATCCCTGCATCTCTATGACAAAGTAGGGTAATACTATTTTTGATTGAATGCACCCCTCCTAGAATACTTCATATTGTAACCAAATTGTCATTAGATTCCAGCACATACCCAAGAATGAAaacctttttccttctttctcttaaTACCAACACTTTCGAATGGGTGGAAAAtgttgttaaaatttaaatactccAAACCTTAACCctatgtttggatggagggagatGGGGGCAGAGGAGAGGAAAGTACAGGGAAAGGTGGCTGGAATATACTAATACCTCCATCTCAATCCAAACACACCTAAGTCCAATCAGCATAAGAGTCCCTTTAGTAGACACTTTAGAAATTTCTTAACTTTGAGAGTTATTACGCGGTATGTTGTTATCAACCATATTGATTGATCTTCTTTGACTAGGAAAATGTGAGTGGTAGGAAGGGTTTTTATGCCAAACACTtcaaaaatatagagaaaacTACCTGAATAAACACTGAATTGCTTAACTTCAATTAGTCCTCACTAAGCCCCGCTGCATAATTCATttctagaaataaaaaatttaacactGGTTTCTTATTTTAAGCAATCCTTTTATGAATCAATATATTTCTTGGTAAGTACATATCAGAGAGTACACAAAATAGACTAGAAATTACTCAAATACACGCTTGAATGCAGACAGTTCACAAGCGTTCTGTAAACTCAAGTGCTATTTCAATAACAACCCTTTCATTCATTTGAGTTCAGACCATTGATCCTAAGAATTCCCATCACGAATAGGtcttcaaattataattttcaatcAAACCATATAACTGAATATCTATTATTCAATAAACCATATAACttgaatatatattatatagacCCCTGGAAATTCTTCTAACTCACCGCTATACTTCTTGACTTTATAATCTAATTACTTAAATTCACTCAATATGAGCCAGCATCCACGAGATATCCAACAAAAAGACAAGTAATCTAAAAGCAATATCCCACACCTTCTCGCTTAAACTCTTATAAATTCCAGAAAGTCTTTAAATTGATGCAATTTCTATCAATTCATTTCCAGCCTATGAGCGTGTCTTCTATGTCCAACCAAGTGAGAACCCAAAAAGCCTGCGCTTAGAAAATTCCCCATCGCTAAACCCAACAAACACAGCtgacttattatatttttaaccaaataGATTGCATAATAAGCATAGTTTATCACAGAGACAATAAAATATCCACGTAGTAGGTATCCATGACATAATAAAACACATAATGAAACACAACAATTGGGAtcaaaattgaaactttgaacAGAAAAAGAGATGGGTATTGAAGAATAAAGACAAAACCCACAAAAGGGTAGGACTAAaacgaaaaattaaaaaggaatcGAGAATACCAGAAAGAAGTGTAGGTGAAGAACGCAACGTCCAAGCACATGAAGAAAATAGAGGCCAAAGAGAAGATAGTCTGACCAAACCGCAAAGCCAAGCTGGCACTAGTGCCAAATGCCCCTGGCAGCTCGTCCATGCTATTGCTTGAGAACTCCAACTCACCATAGTCGATTCCATATATCAGAGGTTTTAGCCATGAGAAACAGGAATTCTTAATATACCCAGAAAAGGAATGACAAAGTcaaagacaataaaataaattagataaTTGACAACTATTTAAGGTAGTTGAGGAAGAGAAGGACATTCAAACATACAAGGTAAGTTGATGTGTAATTGTTGTGAATGTGATGGCAATTGGCAAAGgagttatgagaaaagaaaggaaaggaagTACGTAATCGCTACGCGGTTTTGCATCTTTCTCCTCCTCCGGCGGGGCGTTGCCGttgattatattttattatttgtgtgtttctttcttttctttttttaatcttttgactgtttttttttttttagtccaactcaatcatatttttatatatatatcatataataaatatataataaaagtttggTGGGTTTGATGTTGTGAGTGTGTCAAATGGTTGTACCAAATtgcaataatttttatataaaaatacagtttatttgttcttattaatttctttaaatagaataataagattaaattttaacaaaacatgctgCCACATAATAGTATTTTAACAAAACGTGCCACTTACatttaacaaaaagtaaaattttaaaaagtgattAAATTTAGCTGTTTGGTGTCATACAACTACAAGTCTATAGCCTACAATTGCGTCTATCTAAATATTATtaacaaaacctaaaaaagtAGGTtagaattaagaaaaaagagataaaaaaaataacgtaaataataaatactattGTGTATCAGAAAACATAaggaagagatgaaaaaaaaaaagaaaaaaaaaaacaaacaaacgtaGAAAAggatagattaaaaaaaattaaataagatagaATTAAATTCTATTGTATCTTTTTGTtcactaagttttttttttttttttggggataaacaTGCATTTGTCATCGTTTTCTTAATAATAAAGTAACAACAAAAGTATTTGGTTTTTATCTAAACtcctttttgttcatatcaacttcttcacaacttaaaattctcactatatatatacaatgtTTTTTGGTGTATTATTCTTTATAAAGACAacaatttatttgttcttatcaatttatttggataaaataacaattaaaagagattaaattttaaCAACATAACATGCAACTTACATtaaagtgttttaacaaaacatttaGCCTACatttaacaaaaagtaaaattttaaaaagagattTAATTTAGTTGGTTGGTGACATATAACTCCAACATACAATTGTGTTTATCTAAATATTATCaacaaacctaaaaaaataGGATAGAACTAAAAAATAAGAGATTAAACAAATAACgtaaataataaatactattGTGTATCATCAATAAAACATAACgaagggatgaaaaaaaaaaaacgtatgtACAAAAggataggttaaaaaaaaataataaaaaataagatagatttttcttttttcttttttttgagaaagaaataagaTAGAATTAAATGCTATTGTGTATCAACCTacgtttttgttctttttttagaCTAAgtatttttttggggataaacaTGCATCTAATGCATGCCATCATTTTCCTAATGATAAAGTAACAAAGAAAGTATTTGGTTTTCACCTAAACtcctttttgttcatatcaatttcttcacaacttaaaattctctatatatatatggttttttgATGTATTATTCTTTATAAAAACTATAGTATATTTTTTCTTAGTAATTTCTTtggataaaataacaataaaaagatattaaattttaacaaaaacatgcaacttatatttataaaaaataataaaaaataaaaaaaacctaaaattttaaatggagaTTAAATTTAGTTGGTTGGTGCCATACAACTACAAAATCTATCTAAATATTCTcaacaaaaccttaaaaaaggatataattaaaaaataacgtAAATGTTAAATACTATTGTGTATCTATAAAACATAaggaagagatgaaaaaaaaaaaaaaaaaaaaaaactattgtgcAACTACCACATAAAGGCGGCTGCGACGTATTTTTCTAGACTCTAGCAATGTCTTTGATAGCATCTCTGCTGCGTTGGAGGTGTTGATTCTTCAGTTGGTGCAGCAAGGTTTTTTAATATGATGGAATTTGATTTTCTGATATAAGGTATTAATTTGTGGAAGTATTGTGTGTGGGGTAGGATTTGTTCACTAATTTGTAAAACACTATTGTGATATGGTGGTATTTGACCGTGTAAACAAAAAGGGTTTACACTATGTTTTTATTGAATATAaactcttaattttaaaaaaaatttatgtcaaCACTTGTAGTTAAGACCTCAAACTATTGCCTTAATAAGATCTTCTTGTAACGTATCAATTAGTCAAAAGTCTTGTAATTTAAGTTGTACTTTTTAGTGCTTCCAACGATAAAATTTATCATGCATCCGATATATGTAATACCATCTTGTTTCCGATAGAGGTGTTTggaattcaatttttaattattattaaaaaaaaaaaaaaaagagtatattaAAGAGATAGTTGTGACTTTTGACAACTAGTTGGTATTCAACAAGATCCTTTGTAGAATGGAAAATACTCATCATTTAccaatttattgtttttttggtGTCACCTTTTACAAAATAAGTAACAAAATTAGTTTCCTTAAAAATAaaccaacttttattttattgtcttaCTTTTAGCAAATAAGCTAAAGAAAACTATATGATGCTAAAGTTGATTACTTGCTAATTTTTAATTAGTACgataatgaatgtgattgatgTCATGTCAAGACACAATAAGCTATAATTCTAATGAAAGGAAAACTTTCACAATGATGTTAGCGATAGTTTCATATGAAAGTGATATTACTCAAATCATAATATATCGTTTTaatatgttgtaaaaatattatgaaatttgttgtgtctaTTATCTTTGGGCAAGGATTTGCTGCAAACTAAGTTGCAACAACTCTTGCAAAAATGCACACATATCAATGCCTCAGATAGACACATGTCTAGgtttatatttaaatgaaaattttcatatcaaGATTGAATTTTTCACCAAATGGCCACTTGACACGTGCATTTTGTAGAAGTTGTTGCAACTTAGTTTGCAACAAATCCTTGCccattatctttttgttttgtatttaaaatcTGACACATTAGTGCTAAGAGAATTGTAACTCATTGCCCCAGCTAGTGTATTCACATAACAATAATAAGTTGCTGAAAATAATAAGAGAACTCGATTGATAATTGAGGAGCTTCCTCAAATGAATGAGAGTCCTGAAGTGGGGCAGGGGATAGTCTGAACTCTGAAATCCCAAATGAAATAGATGTCTTTTGAGCTAACATTAGATTGGTTTTATTATTCCTATTAGACACAGGATTTGCAGAGGGTTTAGGTCTTTGAATAATCCTTTTTCCCGCGTTCCAACATAATTTCAACATGGAATTTTGGAGTTTCAATACATCATTATCATAAGCCATAATAATATACAAACTGGATAATAATCGATCTCAGTGCTTCTCCACTGCGTCACAGGGAAGTTTAGCAATACCTTCGACTTACAGCAAAAATTTAAACTAACAAGGAATACtaaacatgttaaaaaaaaaaagtggcctATTACTCAAGCTGAGCATACCAGATCCCCTGGATCTTCACTTCCTTTGGAACCTTTGCTCCCAAATCAGTGTCAGAAGGCTGAACGCTCTCAAACACTCCAATCAACTCACCAGTCTCAGGCTTGCTCTTGGTGACACTCAAGGTGATTTTCCCTGTTGATGATGCTGTGTTTTTTACATTCTCCTTGGCAAGTTCCTCCTCATCTCCTCTTCCTCCAGCAGGCAATGCAACTGCATTGTCATAACCGGTTGAGCCACCTCTTCCCTTTGGGTCCAAGAAAGATGAACCACGGTAAGATGGTACTAGAAATTGACCACTAAAACCATTTGGTTTGCCTGATGCTACCAATTCCTTAATGGTGAAAAGGAATGGCACACGCTCACCACCAGGCAGCTGAACTGTCACTGCGGCGTAGTCGATACCATCTTTCTCCTCGAACTTGACAGTGCCATCAGGAGAAACTTCAAAGGGTCCCTCAATTTCATCGAGGGTGTAGGTTAAGCGGGTCATGAGCTTGGTGTTTTGGAACTCAGGTGGGGCATTCTTGTTCACAACATCAGCTTTGACAGTGAATGAAGTTGGCTCTAGGCAGATCTTCTTGGCATTGTACTTGCCGGGCTTGACGGCGAATGAGTCAACCCCGCCATCAATGGTTGGGCACTGGTTGGCTGTTCCGGTTCCCTTTACTTCCATGTATGTCTTGCTCTGAATTTCATCATAGGTTAGCCTCTTTGGAACTCCTTCAGCACCAGCTccctgaaaatagaaaacaaagagTCAAAAGAGTTTGTCCACACAGTTCAGATGGCTAATATCTAATATCTATTCACCAGGAAGTAGAGGATCAAATTGTAACAATGGAACAACTTAAAACCAACATTCTCCGTATAATTGCTATGAAAGATCAAAAATTAACGAAGGGAAGTATAAAACCAACCGTTTAATTGCTAATTAGCATCGTAGTTTGATATCTTACAGGCATGATTTTAATGTATTATGTATCATGACAGTATCTGCATCAACAATTAGGAATGCTGACTTTGTCACTGATTTATATCATAAAGCATGGCTTTTGAATCTTATAGCTTTTAATTGTGCATCAGATCTAAAATGGACATATGAAAAGGCCTCAAAATTATGTATCACCTTCCtttctctcccctcttctctccctccaTCTCCATATTGGTTCCAAACATATAATACATGACTAGGACTTCATATAACATATAGGAAAATTACTTAACCCAATACTTAAGCTTATGGATTGAGgcttaattaatattatatctCACACATtaatatttcaacaaaataacGTATGGAGCAGTCAatgacaagaaaaataaatgagaatctgcaaccttttattattattattattttagataagAGAATCTGCAATCTTAAACTATCAtatcaaattctcaaaaaaaaaaaaaaaaaaaaaaaaaaactatcatatcATATCTCAGCCTAAGAATACGAAGTTATTTATCTTTTAGTCCTCTCTCACATGCAAACTCAAGATCAGAAATGCATACCGAGACAACGAGGGCCGAGGTAGCAAGAGCGAAACCAGCAATCTTGGAAGCATCTACACACTTCTGGGCGAAGTCCTTAATATCAGCTTGAAGAGAACAAGTGAGTCTAGCTGCAGCTGGTTCCACGCCAAATGACTTGGACACAGTCTGAGAAGACCTCAGCTGTAGGCTGCTTCTGGAAGACACCACGCCCACCTTGGTGGGTTGCATGAGTGTTGCAGCTGCTTGTAGTGAGGCTGCCATTGTGTTCAACTTTGCttactttctttctcttcccttCTCAGTCTCTCTATAATCTGAGAGATAAACTAAAAAGAGACCCTTTTTGTGTTTGGGTGGATGGACAATGGATATTGGATATTAGTTGCAGCTATTTGGTGGCTTTGGTGAGAGTTAGATAAGTGGATAGGATAGGGTTTCTTATTGGTTGATTCAAGCTTATGAACTTGTCTTCACACTTTGCCCCGTGGCAATTTTCTCAGTTAGGATAAAGATACTCTTTCAGTGGGACCCGGGGGTGAGGTGTGATGGCTGATAGATAGGAGAAGCAATcatatccttatttttttttggtaaaaatcaTGAGCTAATATTATGACATCATTTTAGTAATACTTtgataaatttatcatttaaaaagaCCAAAGTTACTCCTTACTACTTTTGTAACCGCTCAAATTACCATGCACATATATTTTCAATccaccatttatttatttatttattttgagaaatgaacatacacacaaaataaagaaaaaatagttcTAATACAAAAGTACATCATTTTTTCTGtctaatttgtttgtcttgtttCAAAAATCCatcttttttaagaaaaaaacatttattgttttatctgttgtataaaaatgtataaatttccaaaactatccttaaataaatttatcaaaaatgattttggtattaaaataggggtataatatgaatgttagtaaattaatggcctttaattttagaaataggacaatattttaggatatctcaaaatggaataaaggaTAAACAAATTTGGAGAGAGTAATAGTTATgtgatttatttaaataattaatatacgTTGATCATTTATGAATTACCAAATTATCTTCTAAATCAATTTAGGGGAATTTTGTCCTTCAATAAAGTTGTTTCTTCTAATTTGTCACATAAATAGTTGAAGGGGATTTTGCTAACTCaattttgaagaaactttgtcTAATTAGAACCATGCACACACattgaaatgttaaaaacaaaaagtaaatgaTAGAAGTGGAATGACATCCTTGTCTTTCGAAAttcgaaaaaaaaattaaaaaaaaaaaaaaaaaaaaccatgacagGGACGTGTCCATTGGAATCTCAAAAAGTgatgccaattgtaaggacctgACTTAAGTTCCTAGCCCAGCACGTGGATGGACTTAGACCTaagaagcccaaaacaatgaatttgtagaggaatgggttggaaaattgggttttagttgGTCAAACAACGACCTAGATAGGCTTGatgacaaaaagataaaaatggacaactataaaatgaagaaagaacgTTCTCGGCGAAATCTGAGGACAATAGTTCTTATATAATGCTCTTAGATAACGTTACAAGTTTGATTGtggattgctacagtatttcttttctcaattTCTTCCTCCTCAATCTTgtttcctccttcttcttttatactctcttcCCTTTTCATCTCCATCTTCCACCTATATGCTAGATGgttagggctgatacttgtcccatcagcacttCTCATAAGTCCTCaggtagtagctgtaaggctgaaatacACTGTTCAAATATCACTTttacattaatgcggtcagggGATTAGCTATAGtacatttaatgcggaggtagcagctttctccccAGATATTTTAGGGCTCATCCTTATCTTATATCTCTGTAGTGCTTGTCCGCCCCAACTAAATTTCAGGGGTTATTATCCTTGCTGTCAATCCATCTTCCAGGACCTCAGCCAAGTTCAGCCGAGGAAGTTTTCATCCTCGACACACTCTCCAGAGCCATTATAACCAAACCCCACCTTTTATTCATTAGCGTAATCTCCTCTGGCGAAGACATCTCCTCCTCGGGCAGATCCTCGTTCTCGGCTTGGGCCATAAGCCcaatatatgaataaataatgaacTTTTGGGCCCAAGGGCCCTACAATAGCCCTCGAGATTCCCCTTTCTGGCTCCTCGGGAAGAAAGGAGGATCTCGATGTCTCTAAATTAGTTTCGTGCCTATTTCGTTCTTGCTCTACTTATGAAGACACCCTTTTGTCTGCCCAAGACATTCTCCTAGCACTGCACCATTCGAGGCACGTCCTTATTAAATTCTGACGGCTCTTTGTCCCCCACGTTCTATGGCATGATGTGAATCATAAGGTTGAGGGCTTCGTTGGAAATTGAGCAGGAACTTTCCCACTCTCTACTCTCTCCTTGGTATAAATATCTATAAAATCAACCTTTTTCCTCACTTTATCATTCATTTCGTTCTAGCGCTCATACCTTGAACCTGCACACTTTTTCAACTTTCCCGAGCCCTTACAAATACTAAGGACTCATCCGAGGACACCTTTA
It encodes the following:
- the LOC126732628 gene encoding CASP-like protein ARALYDRAFT_485429, whose protein sequence is MDELPGAFGTSASLALRFGQTIFSLASIFFMCLDVAFFTYTSFCFLVTVMGLVIPWSITLIVVDAYSVFIKCLPRQPKILLVIIVGDLVLSFLLLAAASSTASVTTVLLAAKGYCTAKPCSRYQLSAAMAFFSWFLSLASSLFNLWLLPSL
- the LOC126732629 gene encoding oxygen-evolving enhancer protein 1, chloroplastic, whose product is MAASLQAAATLMQPTKVGVVSSRSSLQLRSSQTVSKSFGVEPAAARLTCSLQADIKDFAQKCVDASKIAGFALATSALVVSGAGAEGVPKRLTYDEIQSKTYMEVKGTGTANQCPTIDGGVDSFAVKPGKYNAKKICLEPTSFTVKADVVNKNAPPEFQNTKLMTRLTYTLDEIEGPFEVSPDGTVKFEEKDGIDYAAVTVQLPGGERVPFLFTIKELVASGKPNGFSGQFLVPSYRGSSFLDPKGRGGSTGYDNAVALPAGGRGDEEELAKENVKNTASSTGKITLSVTKSKPETGELIGVFESVQPSDTDLGAKVPKEVKIQGIWYAQLE